In the genome of Candidatus Hydrogenedens sp., the window AGAAAACATGTGGTCTGCATTGCAAATCCGACAATAAACTTGCCTTCCAGGTATAGGTCTTATTTCCTCTTTAGGCGTTTTCTTGTCTGAACTTCCCCAACCAAATAAAGGCATTTGTTTTTTCCTTAATGAATTGAAGACAGTGTTTTTAATAAAACATGGTCTTGATATTCTATATCATTAACTTTAAGGTTTAATTTCAAAACAGCGGATGTTTCCTTTTCAGGTGTTTTAGGTACTACTTCTATTTTAATTCCCGGAGTGTTTGAAATGGAAACTTCACGAGCAGTGAAGAAATCAGGGATGATTTCAAAAGAAACAATCTCTATCTTATCGCTTTCAGATTGGGGAGTAATCTCTATGCTTTTTAAGTTAGATATTTCTTTAGATATTTGAGGAAAAACAACAAAAGGCTTTGGGAAGGTTGGATTTATTTTGTAAGGAGCAGTGACAATACCTTTTACTTTTATTGGAACTTCAGGGAAACGGTCTATATTTGTACTTAAGAAAATTTTCCTGTCAAGTTCACCGGGAGATACATAGGGATTTATCTTAAATGAAATAGTATATTCTACAGGTTCTTCTGTTTTTGTCTTGGTAATTTCAAAAGTTAAATCGTTATCTGTAATATCCTGAATATCCTTCTCATAAACTTTATTTATTTCAAGAGGTTTGTTCATAGACTTCTGTTTAATGTGTAACTTTTGTTCAATAATTTTCCCTTTAGGAAGTGTTC includes:
- a CDS encoding DUF1573 domain-containing protein produces the protein MRIKKVQYIIFGIVFLCSLFVFWLVIKSQNQNLQDNDIENPYNPSLPPVGSNPDNTAIIELETGSVLDLGTVPNDKETTKKVKVFNRGKSILSLKDIRTTCACTIGTIPIGQNAIPPNGEGYFIVTLYPARVVGFSSEKTLTIFSNDFKNPVIELKVIAKVDPEFICEPEFVDFGTLPKGKIIEQKLHIKQKSMNKPLEINKVYEKDIQDITDNDLTFEITKTKTEEPVEYTISFKINPYVSPGELDRKIFLSTNIDRFPEVPIKVKGIVTAPYKINPTFPKPFVVFPQISKEISNLKSIEITPQSESDKIEIVSFEIIPDFFTAREVSISNTPGIKIEVVPKTPEKETSAVLKLNLKVNDIEYQDHVLLKTLSSIH